A single window of Nocardioides kongjuensis DNA harbors:
- a CDS encoding long-chain-fatty-acid--CoA ligase — MTNLAEFLENSAQSYPDRTAIVFGDTRLSYPQVNGAANQVANLLVSRGIEPGDKVALSCPNLPYFTIVYYGILKAGATVVPLNVLLKGREVAYHLADSDAKAYFAFQGTPDLPIGQEAYDGFQAADGCEHFFVITADPTAPSPIEGTETLGQGLAGQAPTFDSVDVSDDDTAVILYTSGTTGQPKGAELRHRNMRDNALAGKDLFGADPANPDTFLCVLPLFHSFGQTVIQNGAFAFGGTVVMLPRFEAAAAIGLMLKEKVSFFAGVPTMYWGLLNALDESVDVKALAENLRVAVAGGAALPVEVHHQFEERFGVVILEGYGLSETSPVASFSRLGSPVRVGSIGTPIPGVEMKLLEGDTWDEVKDPDGIGEIAIKGHNIMKGYYKRPEATAASISEDGWFRSGDLGRKDSDGWYYIVDRSKDMIIRGGFNVYPREIEEVLLTHPAVSLAAVIGVPHESHGEEIKAFVILKSGASATPEEIVAWGKEQMAAYKYPRIVEVVDSLPMTATGKILKRELS, encoded by the coding sequence ATGACGAACCTCGCCGAGTTCCTCGAGAACAGCGCCCAGTCCTACCCCGACCGCACGGCCATCGTCTTCGGGGACACCCGGCTGTCGTACCCCCAGGTCAACGGCGCGGCCAACCAGGTCGCCAACCTCCTCGTCTCGCGCGGCATCGAGCCGGGCGACAAGGTGGCGCTGAGCTGCCCGAATCTGCCCTACTTCACGATCGTCTACTACGGCATCCTCAAGGCCGGCGCGACCGTCGTGCCGCTCAACGTGCTGCTCAAGGGCCGTGAGGTCGCCTACCACCTGGCCGACTCCGACGCGAAGGCCTACTTCGCCTTCCAGGGCACCCCGGACCTGCCGATCGGCCAGGAGGCGTACGACGGCTTCCAGGCCGCCGACGGCTGCGAGCACTTCTTCGTCATCACCGCCGACCCGACCGCCCCGTCGCCGATCGAGGGCACCGAGACCCTCGGCCAGGGCCTCGCCGGCCAGGCGCCGACCTTCGACTCGGTCGACGTGTCCGACGACGACACCGCCGTCATCCTCTACACCTCCGGCACCACCGGCCAGCCCAAGGGCGCCGAGCTGCGGCACCGCAACATGCGCGACAACGCGCTCGCCGGCAAGGACCTGTTCGGCGCCGACCCGGCCAACCCCGACACCTTCTTGTGCGTGCTGCCGCTGTTCCACTCCTTCGGCCAGACCGTCATCCAGAACGGCGCCTTCGCCTTCGGCGGCACCGTCGTCATGCTGCCCCGCTTCGAGGCGGCGGCCGCGATCGGCCTCATGCTCAAGGAGAAGGTCTCCTTCTTCGCCGGCGTCCCGACGATGTACTGGGGCCTGCTCAACGCGCTCGACGAGTCCGTCGACGTCAAGGCCCTCGCCGAGAACCTCCGGGTGGCGGTGGCCGGCGGCGCGGCGCTTCCGGTCGAGGTGCACCACCAGTTCGAGGAGCGCTTCGGCGTCGTGATCCTCGAGGGCTACGGCCTCTCCGAGACCTCGCCCGTCGCGAGCTTCTCGCGGCTCGGCTCGCCGGTGCGCGTCGGCTCCATCGGTACGCCGATCCCCGGCGTCGAGATGAAGCTCCTCGAGGGCGACACCTGGGACGAGGTCAAGGACCCCGACGGCATCGGCGAGATCGCCATCAAGGGCCACAACATCATGAAGGGCTACTACAAGCGGCCCGAGGCCACCGCCGCGTCGATCAGCGAGGACGGCTGGTTCCGCTCCGGCGACCTCGGCCGCAAGGACTCCGACGGCTGGTACTACATCGTCGACCGTTCCAAGGACATGATCATCCGCGGCGGCTTCAACGTGTACCCGCGCGAGATCGAGGAGGTCCTCCTCACCCACCCGGCCGTCTCCCTGGCCGCCGTGATCGGCGTGCCGCACGAGAGCCACGGCGAGGAGATCAAGGCGTTCGTCATCCTCAAGTCGGGCGCCAGCGCCACCCCCGAGGAGATCGTCGCCTGGGGCAAGGAGCAGATGGCGGCGTACAAGTACCCGCGCATCGTCGAGGTCGTCGACAGCCTGCCGATGACCGCCACCGGCAAGATCCTCAAGCGCGAGCTGAGCTAG
- a CDS encoding phosphoribosylaminoimidazolesuccinocarboxamide synthase: protein MTLANIPPAPELPGTRHLHSGKVRDLYELTEGPHAGKLLMVASDRLSIFDFVLETTIPDKGEILTRMSSWWFDQLAPLVPNHVISTDVPDAVRGRAVICERLDMFPVECVARGYLTGSGLLDYRATGEVCGIALPAGLEDGSRLPEPIFTPATKAELGDHDENVSYDAVVATIGADAAEALRDLTLQVYGRAEEIAREQGIILADTKFEFGVVPGGDGRIILGDEVLTPDSSRYWPADDWQPGRAQPSYDKQIVRNWALSPESGWDKASGEAPPALPAEVVERTRSRYIEAYERLTGETF, encoded by the coding sequence GTGACGCTCGCGAACATCCCGCCCGCCCCGGAGCTCCCCGGCACCCGCCACCTGCACTCCGGCAAGGTGCGTGACCTCTACGAGCTCACCGAGGGCCCGCACGCCGGCAAGCTGCTGATGGTCGCCAGCGACCGGCTGTCCATCTTCGACTTCGTGCTGGAGACGACGATCCCCGACAAGGGCGAGATCCTCACCCGGATGTCGTCGTGGTGGTTCGACCAGCTCGCCCCGCTGGTCCCCAACCACGTGATCTCGACCGACGTCCCCGACGCCGTCCGCGGTCGCGCGGTGATCTGCGAGCGGCTCGACATGTTCCCCGTCGAGTGCGTCGCCCGCGGCTACCTCACCGGCTCCGGCCTGCTCGACTACCGCGCCACCGGGGAGGTCTGCGGCATCGCGCTGCCCGCCGGCCTCGAGGACGGCAGCCGCCTGCCCGAGCCGATCTTCACCCCGGCCACGAAGGCCGAGCTCGGCGACCACGACGAGAACGTCTCGTACGACGCCGTGGTCGCCACCATCGGCGCCGACGCGGCCGAGGCGCTGCGCGACCTGACCCTCCAGGTCTACGGCCGGGCCGAGGAGATCGCCCGCGAGCAGGGCATCATCCTCGCCGACACCAAGTTCGAGTTCGGGGTCGTGCCCGGCGGCGACGGCCGGATCATCCTCGGCGACGAGGTGCTCACCCCCGACTCCTCGCGGTACTGGCCGGCCGACGACTGGCAGCCCGGTCGCGCGCAGCCGTCGTACGACAAGCAGATCGTGCGCAACTGGGCCCTCTCCCCGGAGAGCGGCTGGGACAAGGCGTCCGGCGAGGCCCCGCCGGCACTGCCCGCCGAGGTCGTCGAGCGCACGCGCAGCCGCTACATCGAGGCCTACGAGCGCCTCACCGGCGAGACGTTCTGA
- a CDS encoding RNA polymerase sigma factor: MGEDDFRRLYAAHFDAVLGFALRRTDRPEDAADVAADTFVVAWRRLAHVPAGEAARPWLYGVARRTLANHRRGEGRRAALGDRLRRQLAHAVDDLADEVVHRADVTAAMKRLSARDEEVLQLHLWEGLEPREIADVLGVPAAVVRPRLSRARSRLRDLLGPDPGNDPSAPGHLPAEPVTTTRREGHR, from the coding sequence ATGGGAGAGGACGACTTCCGCCGGCTCTACGCCGCGCACTTCGACGCCGTGCTCGGCTTCGCGCTGCGCCGCACCGACCGGCCCGAGGACGCGGCCGACGTCGCCGCCGACACCTTCGTGGTCGCCTGGCGCCGGCTCGCCCACGTGCCAGCGGGCGAGGCTGCGCGACCGTGGTTGTACGGCGTCGCCCGCCGCACCCTCGCCAACCACCGCCGCGGCGAGGGCCGCCGGGCCGCGCTCGGCGACCGGTTGCGCCGCCAGCTCGCCCATGCCGTCGACGACCTCGCCGACGAGGTCGTCCACCGCGCCGACGTCACCGCCGCGATGAAGCGGCTCAGTGCGCGCGACGAGGAGGTCCTCCAGCTGCACCTGTGGGAGGGCCTCGAGCCGCGGGAGATCGCCGACGTGCTCGGCGTCCCGGCGGCCGTCGTCCGACCGCGCCTGTCGCGCGCCCGCTCCCGGCTGCGGGACCTGCTTGGCCCCGATCCCGGCAACGATCCATCCGCCCCCGGACATCTCCCTGCAGAACCCGTCACGACGACCCGGAGGGAAGGTCACCGATGA
- a CDS encoding sulfotransferase family protein, whose product MTREPRPDFLLVGAPKAGTSALHLALAAHPDVFVTTPKEPKFWLCEGAPPPHWGGPGDRHSQQEWIWRADAYADLFRPAPPDSVRGESTPFYLWHRGAQRRIADALPEVRLIAVVRDPIDRAYSNWMHLWSDGLEPEADFETAFGREAERIAAGYAPFWRYRELGLYGEQLRDLVKLVDPARILVVRYRDIVDHPAETVDRACRFLGIREGRVEQIPRDNSRPYVAPGWRPRVLGPLVRGGAWAGQFVPPEVWRRASVPVVAQLQTRDAHRPSLSAEQRARLLPAFADDIRLLGEITGEDFSDWLSTRDRGSFAQRAQGVPSPR is encoded by the coding sequence ATGACCAGGGAACCCCGCCCCGACTTCCTGCTCGTGGGCGCGCCCAAGGCCGGCACCAGCGCGCTGCACCTCGCGCTCGCGGCCCACCCGGACGTCTTCGTGACGACGCCGAAGGAGCCGAAGTTCTGGCTGTGCGAGGGCGCCCCACCGCCGCACTGGGGCGGCCCCGGCGACCGGCACTCGCAGCAGGAGTGGATCTGGCGCGCCGACGCGTACGCCGACCTGTTCCGCCCCGCTCCGCCGGACTCCGTGCGGGGCGAGTCGACGCCGTTCTACCTGTGGCACCGCGGCGCCCAGCGCCGGATCGCGGACGCGCTGCCGGAGGTGCGCCTGATCGCCGTCGTGCGCGACCCGATCGACCGCGCCTACTCCAACTGGATGCATCTGTGGTCCGACGGGCTCGAGCCCGAGGCCGACTTCGAGACCGCGTTCGGCCGTGAGGCGGAGCGGATCGCCGCCGGGTACGCGCCGTTCTGGCGCTACCGCGAGCTGGGCCTGTACGGCGAGCAGCTGCGCGACCTGGTCAAGCTGGTGGATCCCGCGCGGATCCTGGTGGTCCGCTACCGCGACATCGTCGACCACCCGGCCGAGACGGTCGACCGGGCCTGCCGCTTCCTCGGCATCCGCGAGGGTCGGGTCGAGCAGATCCCCCGCGACAACTCGCGCCCGTACGTCGCCCCCGGCTGGCGCCCGCGGGTGCTCGGCCCGCTGGTCCGCGGCGGCGCCTGGGCCGGGCAGTTCGTGCCGCCCGAGGTGTGGCGCCGCGCCAGCGTCCCGGTCGTGGCACAGCTGCAGACCCGCGACGCCCACCGGCCCTCGCTGAGCGCCGAGCAGCGCGCCCGGCTGCTGCCGGCGTTCGCCGACGACATCCGGCTGCTCGGCGAGATCACCGGCGAGGACTTCTCCGACTGGCTCTCCACCCGCGACCGGGGATCCTTCGCCCAGCGAGCACAGGGCGTGCCGAGCCCTCGCTGA
- a CDS encoding antibiotic biosynthesis monooxygenase family protein: MSVVKINAIQVPPNAGPELEKRFAARAGAVEGSPGFLGFQLLRPTAGEDRYFVVTHWADEESFAAWRDGDARAAHATPEGEPQRKPVSTGASLLEFEVVLDVKPA; encoded by the coding sequence ATGTCCGTCGTGAAGATCAACGCCATCCAGGTCCCGCCGAACGCCGGTCCCGAGCTGGAGAAGAGGTTCGCCGCCCGCGCCGGCGCCGTCGAGGGCTCCCCCGGCTTCCTCGGCTTCCAGCTGCTCCGCCCGACCGCCGGCGAGGACCGCTACTTCGTCGTCACGCACTGGGCCGACGAGGAGTCGTTCGCCGCCTGGCGCGACGGCGATGCCCGCGCCGCGCACGCGACGCCGGAGGGCGAGCCTCAGCGCAAGCCGGTCTCGACCGGCGCGAGCCTGCTGGAGTTCGAGGTCGTCCTGGACGTCAAGCCCGCCTGA
- a CDS encoding DUF2306 domain-containing protein has product MSARRLGVVVVVLLAVGYFPLAFTYVWHFFVPGAPRLQDAVQSAVVGHDFAYGHGSVVALRADDYRAHRVVMLVHTSAGALALALAVLQYSARLRRVPGVHRWTGRTYLLLTGVSMAAAYAFLVAAPQIDYFGGSAFDLQLWVLASSTLASAGLALVAIRRRDVVSHRAWIGMNIAFMLTAPLLRVLWIGLGRLDHGIELMVGLDVGASTLAVVAPGAGALAFLLSQPARRTSPVAAGVRWQYPAALVVSVAGSGWLAARFAPLPDEVPATSLWVGHLVPATGLVLVCLTGALRSRAAGRGVAEARWRSLSWGAALATPSAALTAVLATPVYGTVDGFLAGTMVGASGPIVLAFALVVRSAATRTQAGLTSRTTSNSSRLAPVETGLR; this is encoded by the coding sequence ATGAGCGCGCGTCGCCTCGGCGTGGTCGTGGTCGTCCTCCTCGCCGTCGGCTACTTCCCGCTGGCGTTCACCTACGTCTGGCACTTCTTCGTCCCGGGCGCACCACGCCTCCAGGACGCGGTGCAGAGCGCCGTGGTCGGCCACGACTTCGCCTACGGGCACGGGTCGGTGGTGGCGCTGCGGGCCGACGACTACCGCGCGCACCGCGTCGTGATGCTCGTGCACACCTCGGCCGGCGCGCTGGCCCTGGCCCTGGCGGTGCTGCAGTACTCCGCCCGGCTGCGGCGCGTCCCGGGCGTGCACCGCTGGACGGGCCGCACGTACCTGCTGCTGACGGGCGTGAGCATGGCGGCGGCGTACGCCTTCCTCGTTGCGGCGCCGCAGATCGACTACTTCGGTGGCTCTGCCTTCGACCTGCAGCTGTGGGTCCTGGCGAGCTCGACGCTCGCCAGCGCCGGGCTCGCCCTGGTCGCGATCCGTCGCCGCGACGTGGTCAGCCACCGCGCGTGGATCGGGATGAACATCGCCTTCATGCTCACGGCGCCCCTGCTGCGGGTGCTCTGGATCGGCCTCGGCCGGCTCGACCACGGGATCGAGCTGATGGTCGGCCTCGACGTCGGCGCGTCCACGCTGGCCGTCGTGGCACCCGGTGCCGGGGCCCTCGCGTTCCTGCTGAGCCAGCCGGCCCGGCGTACGTCACCGGTCGCGGCCGGCGTCCGGTGGCAGTACCCCGCCGCGCTGGTCGTCTCCGTCGCCGGCTCGGGGTGGTTGGCCGCCCGGTTCGCGCCGCTGCCGGACGAGGTGCCGGCAACCAGCCTGTGGGTCGGGCACCTGGTCCCGGCGACCGGCCTGGTGCTGGTCTGCCTGACCGGCGCCCTGCGCTCGCGTGCCGCGGGACGCGGTGTCGCCGAGGCCCGCTGGCGGAGCCTGTCGTGGGGTGCCGCGCTCGCGACGCCGTCGGCGGCGCTCACCGCGGTGTTGGCGACGCCGGTCTACGGCACCGTCGACGGCTTCCTCGCCGGCACGATGGTCGGCGCCAGCGGCCCGATCGTGCTGGCGTTCGCGCTGGTCGTGCGCTCGGCGGCCACCCGCACTCAGGCGGGCTTGACGTCCAGGACGACCTCGAACTCCAGCAGGCTCGCGCCGGTCGAGACCGGCTTGCGCTGA
- a CDS encoding SRPBCC family protein, with product MAFPVPADRAFAYLADPRNRPQWQSSLRSVADVRRDGAAWTDVTVVPGVRPRMRTTIDEPPYRWAEEGEFGPFRARLELRLTPGEAGTCTVRADFAVHGLGLGGLLTAGARPAVAADLRRAARLVARR from the coding sequence GTGGCGTTCCCGGTCCCCGCGGACCGGGCGTTCGCCTATCTCGCCGACCCGCGCAACCGGCCGCAGTGGCAGTCGTCCCTGCGCTCGGTCGCGGACGTACGACGCGACGGTGCCGCGTGGACCGATGTCACCGTCGTCCCGGGCGTGCGCCCGCGGATGCGCACGACGATCGACGAGCCGCCGTACCGCTGGGCCGAGGAGGGTGAGTTCGGCCCGTTCCGGGCCCGGCTCGAGCTCCGCCTCACCCCGGGCGAGGCCGGGACCTGCACGGTGAGGGCCGACTTCGCCGTCCACGGCCTCGGGCTCGGTGGCCTGCTCACCGCCGGCGCCCGGCCGGCCGTGGCGGCCGACCTGCGGCGCGCGGCGCGCCTGGTGGCTCGGCGATGA
- the purB gene encoding adenylosuccinate lyase encodes MTVPNVVPNVLATRYAAADLTAIWSPEHKIVLERQLWIAVLKAQKDLGIDVPDGVVEAYEKVADQGAEAVDLASIAARERVTRHDVKARIEEFAALAGHEHIHKGMTSRDLTENVEQLQVKQSLELLVDRAVATLARLGRLAAEHETTVMAGRSHNVAAQATTLGKRFATVADELMIAVERIEDLLGRYPLRGIKGPMGTAQDMLDLLGGDADKLAELEKRVASHLGFDRVLTSVGQVYPRSLDFDVLSALVQLTAAPSNLATTIRLMAGNEIVTEGFKEGQVGSSAMPHKMNTRSCERVNGLAVVTRGYLSMVGELAGDQWNEGDVSCSVVRRVALPDAFFAVDGLFQTFLTVLDEFGAFPAVIQRELDRYLPYLATTKVLMAAVRNGVGRESAHEAIKQAAVGTALAMRQGQAENDVFAKLAADERLGLTEEQLQSLVAEPITFTGAAVAQTQEVCRRVAAVVAAHPGAADYQPGAIL; translated from the coding sequence GTGACCGTCCCGAACGTCGTGCCCAATGTCTTGGCCACCCGCTACGCCGCCGCCGACCTCACCGCCATCTGGTCGCCCGAGCACAAGATCGTTCTCGAGCGGCAGCTGTGGATCGCCGTCCTCAAGGCGCAGAAGGACCTCGGGATCGACGTGCCCGACGGTGTCGTCGAGGCCTACGAGAAGGTCGCCGACCAGGGCGCGGAGGCCGTCGACCTGGCCAGCATCGCGGCCCGTGAGCGGGTCACCCGCCACGACGTGAAGGCGCGGATCGAGGAGTTCGCGGCCCTCGCCGGCCACGAGCACATCCACAAGGGCATGACCAGCCGCGACCTGACCGAGAACGTCGAGCAGCTGCAGGTCAAGCAGTCCCTCGAGCTGCTCGTCGACCGCGCGGTGGCCACCCTCGCACGCCTCGGCCGGCTCGCCGCCGAGCACGAGACGACCGTCATGGCCGGCCGCAGCCACAACGTCGCCGCGCAGGCCACCACCCTCGGCAAGCGGTTCGCGACCGTCGCCGACGAGCTGATGATCGCCGTCGAGCGCATCGAGGACCTGCTCGGCCGCTACCCCCTGCGCGGCATCAAGGGCCCGATGGGCACCGCGCAGGACATGCTCGACCTGCTCGGCGGCGACGCCGACAAGCTCGCCGAGCTGGAGAAGCGGGTCGCGAGCCACCTCGGCTTCGACCGGGTCCTCACCAGCGTCGGGCAGGTCTACCCGCGCTCGCTGGACTTCGACGTGCTCTCCGCGCTGGTCCAGCTGACCGCGGCGCCGTCCAACCTCGCCACGACGATCCGGCTGATGGCCGGCAACGAGATCGTGACCGAGGGCTTCAAGGAGGGCCAGGTCGGCTCCTCCGCGATGCCCCACAAGATGAACACCCGCTCCTGCGAGCGGGTCAACGGCCTCGCGGTCGTCACCCGTGGCTACCTCTCCATGGTCGGCGAGCTCGCCGGCGACCAGTGGAACGAGGGCGACGTCTCCTGCTCGGTCGTACGACGGGTGGCGCTGCCCGACGCCTTCTTCGCCGTCGACGGCCTGTTCCAGACCTTCCTCACCGTGCTCGACGAGTTCGGCGCCTTCCCGGCCGTCATCCAGCGCGAGCTCGACCGCTACCTGCCCTACCTCGCCACCACCAAGGTGCTGATGGCCGCCGTGCGCAACGGCGTGGGTCGCGAGAGCGCGCACGAGGCGATCAAGCAGGCCGCCGTCGGCACCGCCCTCGCCATGCGCCAGGGCCAGGCCGAGAACGACGTGTTCGCCAAGCTAGCCGCCGACGAGCGCCTCGGGCTCACCGAGGAGCAGCTGCAGTCGCTGGTCGCCGAGCCGATCACCTTCACCGGTGCCGCGGTCGCGCAGACCCAGGAGGTCTGCCGCCGGGTCGCGGCCGTCGTCGCCGCGCACCCCGGCGCCGCCGACTACCAGCCGGGCGCGATCCTCTGA
- a CDS encoding GNAT family N-acetyltransferase: MADQQPAGVRTDRLQLVLWDEVTVRAIRSGERLPGWHPEFPREDDRGAATLWHDGDPWGPRSIVSLKQRLVIGSIGFFGPPQPADDEVPEVEVGYGLVAEARGYGLATEALGALLARADAAGVRVRASIAPDNAASLRVAAKSGFTGVRGSNEDGELVLVRPAR, from the coding sequence ATGGCTGACCAGCAGCCCGCCGGCGTCCGGACCGACCGCCTGCAGCTGGTGCTGTGGGACGAGGTCACCGTCCGCGCGATCCGCTCCGGAGAGCGGCTCCCGGGCTGGCACCCGGAGTTCCCGCGCGAGGACGACCGCGGCGCGGCGACCCTGTGGCACGACGGCGACCCGTGGGGGCCGCGGTCGATCGTGTCGCTGAAGCAGCGCCTGGTGATCGGCTCGATCGGGTTCTTCGGGCCGCCGCAGCCGGCCGACGACGAGGTGCCCGAGGTGGAGGTCGGCTACGGCCTGGTCGCCGAGGCGCGCGGCTACGGCCTGGCCACCGAGGCGCTCGGCGCGCTGCTCGCGCGGGCCGACGCGGCGGGCGTGCGGGTGCGGGCCTCGATCGCGCCGGACAACGCCGCGAGCCTGCGGGTCGCCGCCAAGTCCGGGTTCACCGGCGTCCGCGGCAGCAACGAGGACGGCGAGCTGGTCCTGGTCCGCCCTGCTCGCTGA
- a CDS encoding GNAT family N-acetyltransferase, with product MTTVRPATDADLDAVAAIYAHEVRTGYATFDTEPPPRARWEAKLASAHPGDHFLVADVDGAVAGFAYSGPYRDRGAYDRTREVTVYVDHAATGRGLGRLLYDDLLARMRAGGVRTALACIALPNDASEGLHRACGFERQGVLREVGRKHDRWIDVVWWQRMLGDRPGE from the coding sequence GTGACGACCGTCCGGCCCGCGACCGACGCCGACCTCGACGCGGTCGCCGCGATCTACGCCCACGAGGTCCGCACCGGCTACGCCACCTTCGACACCGAGCCGCCCCCGCGCGCGAGGTGGGAGGCGAAGCTCGCGTCCGCCCACCCGGGCGACCACTTCCTCGTCGCGGACGTCGACGGGGCGGTCGCCGGGTTCGCCTACTCCGGCCCGTACCGCGACCGTGGTGCCTACGACCGCACCCGCGAGGTCACGGTCTACGTCGACCACGCCGCCACCGGCCGCGGCCTCGGACGACTGCTGTACGACGACCTGCTGGCCCGGATGCGCGCGGGCGGCGTACGGACCGCCCTGGCGTGCATCGCGCTGCCCAACGACGCCAGCGAGGGCCTGCACCGCGCCTGCGGCTTCGAGCGGCAGGGAGTGCTGCGGGAGGTCGGGCGCAAGCACGACCGGTGGATCGACGTGGTGTGGTGGCAGCGGATGCTGGGGGATCGACCGGGGGAATGA
- the purD gene encoding phosphoribosylamine--glycine ligase encodes MKTLVIGTGGREHALALALSRDPAVSEVHAAPGNPGIGAFATLHDVDPMDGAAVAVLASSLGADLVVVGPEAPLVAGVADAVREAGIAVFGPSRAAAQLEGSKAFSKEVMAAAGVPTAGSRTCTTPEEVAAALDEFGAPYVVKDDALAAGKGVVVTLDRDEALAHAAGCGRVVVEEFLDGPEVSLFAVCDGTTTRPLQPAQDFKRIFDGGRGPNTGGMGSYSPLTWAPADLVTTVVDTVVQPTLDEMARRGAPFVGCLYVGLALTAAGPRVIEFNCRFGDPDVQPVLALLDSPLGELLHAAATGRLAEVEAPRFRDGAAVTVVLASAGYPESSSKGDVIIGVGRANGVADVDVIHAGTALVEGGEGERLVTAGGRVLAVRAVGYDVADARSRAYAAADLISFPGMQRRSDIAAEPLGVVEGASLSLDPHEGGA; translated from the coding sequence GTGAAGACCCTCGTCATCGGTACCGGCGGCCGCGAGCACGCCCTGGCCCTGGCCCTGTCCCGCGACCCCGCGGTGAGCGAGGTGCACGCGGCTCCGGGCAACCCGGGCATCGGCGCGTTCGCGACCCTGCACGACGTCGACCCGATGGACGGCGCGGCGGTCGCGGTCCTCGCCTCCTCGCTCGGTGCCGACCTCGTCGTCGTCGGCCCCGAGGCGCCGCTCGTGGCCGGTGTGGCGGACGCCGTGCGCGAGGCGGGGATCGCCGTCTTCGGGCCCTCGCGGGCCGCCGCGCAGCTCGAGGGATCCAAGGCGTTCTCCAAGGAGGTCATGGCCGCCGCCGGCGTACCGACCGCCGGGTCGCGCACCTGCACCACGCCCGAGGAGGTCGCGGCCGCACTCGACGAGTTCGGGGCGCCGTACGTCGTCAAGGACGACGCCCTGGCCGCCGGCAAGGGGGTCGTGGTGACCCTCGACCGCGACGAGGCGCTGGCCCACGCGGCCGGCTGCGGCCGGGTCGTGGTCGAGGAGTTCCTCGACGGCCCGGAGGTGTCGCTGTTCGCGGTGTGCGACGGCACGACCACCCGGCCGCTGCAGCCGGCCCAGGACTTCAAGCGGATCTTCGACGGCGGCCGCGGCCCCAACACCGGTGGCATGGGCTCGTACTCGCCGCTGACCTGGGCACCCGCCGACCTCGTCACCACGGTCGTCGACACCGTCGTCCAGCCCACCCTCGACGAGATGGCCCGCCGTGGCGCGCCCTTCGTCGGCTGCCTCTACGTCGGCCTCGCGCTCACCGCGGCCGGCCCCCGGGTCATCGAGTTCAACTGCCGCTTCGGCGACCCCGACGTCCAGCCGGTGCTGGCGCTGCTCGACTCCCCGCTCGGCGAGCTGCTGCACGCTGCGGCGACCGGTCGGCTCGCCGAGGTCGAGGCCCCGCGCTTCCGTGACGGCGCCGCGGTCACCGTCGTGCTCGCCTCGGCCGGCTACCCGGAGTCCTCCTCGAAGGGCGATGTCATCATCGGCGTCGGCCGCGCCAACGGGGTCGCCGACGTCGACGTGATCCACGCCGGCACCGCCCTGGTCGAGGGCGGCGAGGGCGAGAGGCTGGTCACCGCGGGCGGTCGGGTGCTCGCCGTGCGCGCGGTCGGGTACGACGTCGCCGACGCCCGCTCGCGCGCCTACGCCGCCGCCGACCTGATCTCCTTCCCGGGCATGCAGCGCCGCTCCGACATCGCCGCCGAGCCCCTCGGCGTCGTCGAGGGCGCCTCGCTCAGCCTGGACCCACACGAGGGTGGCGCGTAG
- a CDS encoding alpha/beta hydrolase, whose amino-acid sequence MSTSTVTAREAAEVAAANASGRQPIVFVHGLWLLQDSWDGWKAYVEERGYAAVAVDWPGDEPTYDAAHAHPDTLAGTSVPDVADHVEEVIEGLDRKPVVIGHSFGGLLAQIIAGRGLAAGTVAIDPAPSQGVLPLPFSALKASFPVLGNPLNRGRTVTLSFEEFRYGFANAVSEQEARELYRTFHTPAPGRPLFQAATANLNPWAKTKAAKTNADRGPLLVITGEKDHIVPFALANAAYKKQRRNQHHPTEIVEIPGVGHSLVIDSHWREVADASLAFLGRSGLGA is encoded by the coding sequence ATGAGCACCAGCACCGTCACCGCCCGCGAGGCCGCCGAGGTCGCGGCCGCCAACGCCTCCGGCCGCCAGCCGATCGTCTTCGTCCACGGCCTGTGGCTGCTGCAGGACAGCTGGGACGGGTGGAAGGCCTACGTCGAGGAGCGCGGCTATGCCGCAGTTGCCGTCGACTGGCCGGGCGACGAGCCGACGTACGACGCCGCGCACGCCCACCCCGACACCCTGGCCGGCACCTCGGTGCCCGACGTCGCCGACCACGTCGAGGAGGTGATCGAGGGCCTGGACCGCAAGCCGGTCGTCATCGGCCACTCCTTCGGCGGACTGCTCGCCCAGATCATCGCCGGGCGCGGGCTCGCTGCCGGCACCGTCGCCATCGACCCGGCACCCAGCCAGGGCGTGCTCCCGCTGCCGTTCTCGGCGCTCAAGGCCTCCTTCCCGGTGCTCGGCAACCCGCTCAACCGCGGCCGCACCGTGACGCTGAGCTTCGAGGAGTTCCGCTACGGATTCGCGAACGCGGTCTCCGAGCAGGAGGCGCGCGAGCTCTACCGCACCTTCCACACACCGGCGCCGGGCCGTCCGCTCTTCCAGGCCGCCACCGCGAACCTCAACCCCTGGGCGAAGACCAAGGCGGCCAAGACGAACGCCGACCGCGGCCCGCTGCTGGTCATCACCGGCGAGAAGGACCACATCGTCCCCTTCGCCCTGGCCAACGCGGCGTACAAGAAGCAGCGCAGGAACCAGCACCACCCCACCGAGATCGTCGAGATCCCCGGCGTCGGCCACTCGCTGGTGATCGACAGCCACTGGCGTGAGGTCGCCGACGCGTCCCTGGCGTTCCTCGGCCGGAGCGGACTCGGCGCCTGA